The Streptomyces nitrosporeus genome includes a window with the following:
- a CDS encoding acyl-CoA desaturase, whose translation MPQAVTTVGQPSGDGMESPGRPPAPGSDFAPLLKTVRSQGLLERRPGRYALAIAADLAALGATVAAVVLVGDTWWNLFLALPLAVLWTRTAFVGHDAGHSQITGDRRAARILGLVHANLLLGMNEAWWNDKHVRHHANPNHIEKDPDVGVGALVWTQKQAAQREGLARLLTRNQARLFFPMLLLEGIALKVYGFQFLRRQPARERALSGLLLGLHLALYATLLLTTMSVGRAVVFALVHHALFGLHLGMAFAPNHKGMEMPDPDGDRWGHLQRQVLTSRNVRGAVLTDWFLGGLNYQIEHHLFPSMPRPHLRLAQPLVKAHCAAIGMPYTETGLTESYRQALRHMHEVGEPLR comes from the coding sequence ATGCCCCAGGCAGTAACCACCGTCGGACAGCCATCGGGCGACGGCATGGAGAGCCCCGGACGCCCCCCGGCTCCCGGCAGCGACTTCGCCCCCCTCCTGAAGACCGTCAGGAGCCAGGGACTCCTGGAACGCCGGCCCGGCCGGTACGCCCTGGCCATCGCGGCCGACCTGGCGGCCCTGGGCGCCACCGTCGCGGCGGTCGTGCTGGTCGGGGACACCTGGTGGAACCTGTTCCTGGCCCTGCCACTGGCCGTCCTGTGGACCCGCACCGCCTTCGTCGGGCACGACGCGGGGCACTCCCAGATAACCGGCGACCGACGGGCCGCCCGGATCCTCGGACTCGTGCACGCCAACCTTCTCCTCGGTATGAACGAGGCCTGGTGGAACGACAAGCACGTACGCCACCACGCCAACCCCAACCACATCGAGAAGGACCCCGACGTCGGCGTGGGCGCGCTGGTCTGGACCCAGAAACAGGCCGCGCAGCGCGAAGGGCTCGCCCGTCTGCTCACCCGGAACCAGGCCCGCCTCTTCTTCCCCATGCTGCTCCTGGAGGGCATCGCCCTGAAGGTCTACGGCTTCCAGTTCCTGCGCCGTCAGCCCGCCCGTGAACGCGCCCTCTCCGGACTGCTGCTGGGCCTCCACCTCGCGCTGTACGCGACCCTGCTGCTCACCACCATGTCCGTGGGCCGGGCCGTAGTCTTCGCCCTGGTGCACCACGCGCTCTTCGGACTCCACCTGGGCATGGCCTTCGCGCCCAACCACAAGGGCATGGAGATGCCCGACCCGGACGGCGACCGCTGGGGCCACCTGCAGCGCCAGGTCCTCACCTCGCGCAACGTCCGCGGGGCCGTGCTCACCGACTGGTTCCTCGGCGGCCTCAACTACCAGATCGAGCACCACCTCTTCCCGAGCATGCCCCGTCCCCATCTGCGCCTGGCGCAGCCCCTGGTCAAGGCCCACTGCGCGGCCATCGGAATGCCGTACACGGAGACCGGACTGACCGAGTCGTACCGGCAGGCGCTGAGGCACATGCACGAGGTGGGCGAACCCCTGCGGTAG
- a CDS encoding MOSC domain-containing protein: MNSKVGAVSSNGVYAFTKPNRESIRLLAGLGVEGDVHAGTTVKHRSRVAQDPTQPNLRQVHLIHQELFTELREAGFEVGAGDLGENITTVGLDLLALPTGTLLRLGDEAVVEVTGLRNPCLQIDAFRPGLLKRVVHRDDEGSLVRKAGIMGIVVSGGVVRPGDPIEAEPPHGPHRPLDRV; this comes from the coding sequence CTGAACAGCAAGGTCGGCGCCGTCAGCAGCAACGGCGTGTACGCGTTCACCAAGCCGAACAGGGAGAGCATCCGGCTCCTGGCGGGCCTCGGCGTGGAGGGCGACGTCCACGCCGGGACGACCGTCAAGCACCGGTCCCGGGTGGCCCAGGACCCGACGCAGCCCAACCTGCGCCAGGTGCACCTCATCCACCAGGAACTCTTCACCGAACTGAGGGAGGCGGGTTTCGAGGTCGGCGCCGGTGACCTGGGCGAGAACATCACCACCGTGGGACTCGACCTCCTCGCCCTGCCCACCGGGACCCTGCTGCGCCTCGGGGACGAGGCGGTCGTCGAGGTGACCGGCCTGCGCAACCCCTGCCTGCAGATCGACGCCTTCCGGCCAGGACTGCTCAAGCGGGTCGTCCACCGCGACGACGAGGGCTCCCTCGTCCGGAAGGCGGGAATCATGGGAATCGTCGTCAGCGGTGGAGTGGTACGGCCCGGGGACCCGATCGAGGCCGAACCGCCCCACGGACCGCACCGCCCCCTCGACCGCGTCTGA
- a CDS encoding oxygenase MpaB family protein: MVKRFDRLKEIRRLDPERDFLEIFRLTVTYEFPWDVTRALELALYRTYAVPGIGRLLATTAELTERSQKRYDDTALLLDAVVEHGFDSETGRTAIRRINRMHRSYDISNDDMRYVLCTFVVTPKRWIDAYGWRRLSGHETSAFAAYYRTLGAHMGIRDLPQTYEDFERTLDTYEAEHFGWDPGAREVSDATLALMGSWYPRPLAPVVRKAALALLDDSLLRAFRYERPGPVVRGLTRGALRLRARAVRLMPPRSTARYARQNPEIKGYPDGYEVARLGTFPVPGIRGCPVLHSRAPDAPAE; encoded by the coding sequence ATGGTGAAGCGGTTCGACAGGCTCAAGGAGATCCGGCGGCTGGACCCGGAGCGCGACTTCCTGGAGATCTTCCGGCTCACCGTCACCTACGAGTTCCCCTGGGACGTCACCCGCGCACTCGAACTCGCCCTGTACCGCACCTACGCCGTTCCCGGCATCGGCCGGCTGCTCGCCACGACCGCGGAGCTGACGGAACGTTCGCAGAAGAGGTACGACGACACCGCGCTCCTCCTCGACGCCGTGGTGGAACACGGCTTCGACAGCGAGACGGGGCGCACGGCGATCCGCCGGATCAACCGGATGCACCGCAGCTACGACATCAGCAACGACGACATGCGCTACGTCCTCTGCACCTTCGTCGTCACGCCCAAGCGCTGGATCGACGCCTACGGATGGCGCAGGCTTTCCGGACACGAGACGAGCGCGTTCGCCGCGTACTACAGGACACTCGGCGCGCACATGGGCATCAGGGACCTGCCGCAGACCTACGAGGACTTCGAGCGCACCCTCGACACCTACGAGGCGGAACACTTCGGCTGGGACCCGGGAGCACGCGAGGTGTCCGACGCCACGCTGGCCCTGATGGGCTCCTGGTACCCCCGCCCGCTCGCCCCCGTCGTACGCAAGGCGGCTCTCGCCCTCCTCGACGACTCGCTGCTGCGGGCGTTCCGCTACGAGCGCCCCGGCCCCGTCGTACGAGGTCTGACCCGTGGGGCCCTCCGTCTGCGGGCACGCGCCGTGCGGCTCATGCCGCCGCGCTCCACCGCCCGCTACGCCCGCCAGAATCCCGAGATCAAGGGGTACCCGGACGGCTACGAGGTGGCGCGCCTCGGCACTTTCCCCGTCCCGGGCATCCGGGGCTGCCCCGTTCTGCACAGCCGGGCCCCGGACGCGCCCGCGGAGTGA
- a CDS encoding class I SAM-dependent methyltransferase, translated as MTDARTHVQDFFSVRAAGWDSRFSGDGPAYAAAVGELGLRPGDAVLDAGCGTARALPALRAAVGGGGTVLGADLTPAMLAEAVRAGRTRHGALLLADAARLPLRDGTLDAVFAAGLISHLADPGEGLRELARVVRPGGRLALFHPVGRAALAARHGRRLTDGDLRAEAALTPLLARSGWRIRSYTDRDDRFLALAERAR; from the coding sequence ATGACCGACGCTCGTACACACGTCCAGGACTTCTTCTCCGTACGCGCTGCCGGTTGGGACAGCCGCTTCTCCGGGGACGGACCCGCCTATGCTGCGGCGGTCGGTGAGCTGGGGCTGCGGCCCGGGGACGCGGTGCTCGACGCCGGCTGCGGGACGGCCCGTGCCCTGCCCGCCCTGCGGGCCGCCGTGGGCGGCGGCGGCACGGTGCTCGGGGCGGATCTGACGCCCGCCATGCTCGCCGAGGCCGTCCGAGCGGGCCGTACCCGCCACGGCGCGCTGCTGCTGGCCGACGCCGCCCGCCTGCCCCTGCGCGACGGAACGCTCGACGCGGTGTTCGCGGCCGGGCTGATCTCGCACCTGGCGGACCCCGGGGAGGGGCTGCGTGAACTCGCCCGTGTCGTGCGCCCCGGTGGACGGCTCGCCCTGTTCCATCCGGTCGGCCGGGCGGCACTGGCGGCACGGCACGGCCGCCGGCTCACCGACGGCGATCTGCGGGCCGAAGCCGCACTCACCCCGTTGCTGGCGCGTTCGGGGTGGCGGATCCGGTCGTACACCGACCGGGACGACCGCTTCCTGGCCCTCGCGGAACGGGCCCGCTGA
- a CDS encoding PPOX class F420-dependent oxidoreductase → MAHHMTQEEWRAFLSEGTRTGKVATVRADGRPHIAPVWFLLDGDDLVFNTGKETVKGRNLARDGRVSVCVDDDRAPFAFAVVQGHARLSEDLDEVRGWATRIASRYMGPEAAEEFGARNGVPGELLVRVRADKVLAMADVAD, encoded by the coding sequence ATGGCACACCACATGACTCAGGAAGAGTGGCGGGCGTTCCTCTCCGAGGGCACCCGCACCGGCAAGGTGGCGACCGTCCGGGCGGACGGCAGACCTCACATCGCTCCCGTCTGGTTCCTGCTCGACGGCGACGATCTCGTGTTCAACACCGGCAAGGAGACCGTGAAGGGCCGCAACCTCGCACGCGACGGGCGGGTGTCGGTCTGTGTCGACGACGACCGCGCCCCGTTCGCGTTCGCCGTGGTCCAGGGGCACGCCCGGCTCAGTGAGGACCTCGACGAGGTACGCGGGTGGGCGACCCGGATCGCGTCGCGCTACATGGGCCCGGAGGCGGCCGAGGAGTTCGGGGCACGCAACGGTGTGCCGGGGGAACTCCTCGTGCGGGTGCGTGCCGACAAGGTGCTCGCCATGGCTGACGTCGCCGATTAG
- a CDS encoding roadblock/LC7 domain-containing protein yields MALDRGLDWLLDDLTSRVEHIRHALILSNDGLVTGASSALAREDAEHLAAVSSGLQSLARGSGRHFGAGRARQTMVEFDEALLFVTAAGDGSCLCVLSAAEADVGQVAYEMTLMVNRVGEHIGVTGRQRIDDMGHL; encoded by the coding sequence ATGGCGCTGGACCGGGGACTTGACTGGCTCCTTGACGATCTCACCAGCCGGGTGGAGCACATACGGCACGCGCTCATCCTGTCGAACGACGGGCTGGTGACGGGGGCCAGTTCGGCACTGGCACGGGAGGACGCGGAACACCTGGCGGCCGTCTCGTCCGGCCTGCAGAGCCTCGCCAGGGGATCGGGCCGGCATTTCGGAGCGGGACGGGCGCGTCAGACGATGGTGGAGTTCGACGAGGCGCTGCTCTTCGTGACCGCGGCCGGCGACGGAAGCTGCCTGTGCGTACTCAGCGCCGCCGAGGCGGATGTAGGCCAGGTCGCCTACGAGATGACGCTGATGGTCAACCGCGTGGGCGAACACATCGGTGTGACGGGCCGTCAGCGCATCGACGACATGGGGCACCTGTGA
- a CDS encoding enoyl-CoA hydratase/isomerase family protein yields the protein MNDQSVLLHTEGHILHITLNRPKALNALSHSMVHGIDGALTRAEADDSVTAVLIRGAGERGLCAGGDIRSIYEDARAGRRTSLDFWRDEYRLNARIARFPKPYIALMDGFVLGGGVGVSAHGDIRVVTERSRVAMPETAIGFVPDVGGSHLLAAAPGELGTHLALTGDQAHAADALLCGLADHYVPSPRLPGLVADLSRATTPGELAGTVRRYTAPAPPAGLARHRGWIDDCYAADTVEEILGRLDDSGVQAAREAAATLRTKSPTALKVTLEAVRRARRLGRLEAVLDQEFRVSCQAFEGPDLIEGVRARIIDKDRSPRWTPARLTDVTAADVARHFEPLGDRELGLCPAP from the coding sequence ATGAACGACCAGTCCGTCCTGCTGCACACCGAGGGCCACATCCTGCACATCACGCTCAACCGCCCGAAGGCCCTGAACGCGCTGAGCCACTCCATGGTCCACGGCATCGACGGCGCCCTGACCCGGGCCGAGGCGGACGACTCGGTCACGGCCGTCCTCATCCGGGGCGCCGGTGAACGCGGACTCTGCGCGGGCGGTGACATCCGGTCGATCTACGAGGACGCACGGGCGGGCCGCCGTACCTCACTGGACTTCTGGCGCGACGAATACCGGCTCAACGCCCGGATCGCCCGGTTCCCGAAGCCGTACATCGCGCTCATGGACGGCTTCGTGCTGGGCGGCGGCGTGGGCGTGTCGGCCCACGGCGACATCCGCGTCGTGACGGAACGCTCACGCGTCGCCATGCCCGAGACGGCCATCGGCTTCGTCCCGGACGTCGGCGGCAGCCACCTGCTCGCCGCCGCGCCCGGAGAACTCGGGACCCACCTCGCGCTCACCGGTGACCAGGCACACGCGGCCGACGCACTGCTGTGCGGTCTGGCCGACCACTACGTGCCGTCACCTCGTCTGCCCGGCCTCGTCGCGGACCTCTCCCGCGCCACCACTCCCGGAGAACTGGCCGGCACGGTACGGCGGTACACCGCCCCCGCTCCTCCGGCCGGGCTGGCGCGGCACCGCGGGTGGATCGACGACTGCTACGCCGCGGACACCGTGGAGGAGATCCTCGGCCGCCTCGACGACAGCGGCGTCCAGGCGGCCCGGGAGGCGGCCGCGACCCTCCGGACCAAGTCACCCACCGCGCTCAAGGTCACTCTCGAGGCGGTGCGCCGCGCCCGGCGCCTCGGCCGTCTCGAAGCCGTCCTCGACCAGGAGTTCCGCGTCTCCTGCCAGGCCTTCGAAGGGCCCGACCTGATCGAGGGCGTCCGTGCCCGGATCATCGACAAGGACCGCAGCCCCCGCTGGACCCCGGCCCGTCTCACCGATGTCACCGCCGCCGACGTCGCCCGTCATTTCGAGCCGCTCGGTGACCGGGAACTCGGCCTCTGCCCGGCGCCCTGA
- a CDS encoding rhamnulokinase, with amino-acid sequence MSATSREHPVFAAVDLGATSGRVITGRVGPDSLVLSEACRFPNTPVRLPDGLRWDVPALYQGMLDGLREAARGGPVASVGVDTWAVDYGLLDADGALLGIPFHYRDGRNAPAADAVLADVGARELYGVSGLQHLPFNTLFQLAAHRSGAQWAAARTVLLIPDLLVYWLSGAVGAEVTNASTTGLLDARTGNWSDALIGRLGLRRSLFPPLREPGAAAGTVLPHVVEYTGLPPGTPVTTVASHDTASAVAAVPATEPGFAYVSCGTWSLAGLELDAPVLTEESRAANFTNERGVDGTVRYLRNIMGMWLLEECRRSWRRWGVPADLAGLLGEAARARPFAAVIDPDDPLFLAPGDMPARIDTVLARTGQPLPDGPGGYVRCVLESLALAHRRTLRQAARLAGREPTRVHLVGGGARNALLCQWTADATGLPVTAGPAEATALGNVLVQARAHGLLGDLTDLRRLVARTQELRHYSPGGDGKAWDRAADRLDAACA; translated from the coding sequence ATGTCTGCGACTTCACGAGAGCACCCGGTGTTCGCCGCCGTGGACCTCGGGGCGACCAGCGGCCGGGTGATCACCGGCCGGGTCGGCCCGGATTCCCTGGTGCTGAGCGAGGCCTGCCGGTTCCCCAACACTCCGGTGCGGCTCCCGGACGGGCTGCGCTGGGATGTCCCCGCCCTCTACCAGGGGATGCTGGACGGTCTGCGCGAGGCGGCGCGCGGCGGGCCGGTCGCCTCGGTGGGGGTGGACACCTGGGCCGTGGACTACGGTCTCCTCGATGCCGACGGGGCCCTGCTCGGCATCCCGTTCCACTACCGGGACGGCCGCAACGCGCCGGCCGCGGACGCCGTGCTGGCGGACGTCGGCGCGCGTGAGCTGTACGGGGTCAGCGGGTTGCAGCACCTGCCGTTCAACACGCTCTTCCAGCTCGCCGCCCACCGGTCCGGCGCCCAGTGGGCCGCGGCGCGGACGGTCCTGCTGATCCCCGATCTGCTGGTGTACTGGCTGTCCGGGGCGGTGGGCGCGGAGGTGACCAACGCGTCGACGACGGGACTGCTGGACGCGCGGACGGGGAACTGGTCGGACGCGCTGATCGGCCGGCTGGGGCTGCGGCGTTCGCTCTTTCCTCCGCTGCGTGAACCGGGGGCCGCCGCGGGGACGGTCCTGCCGCATGTCGTCGAGTACACCGGACTGCCCCCGGGCACGCCGGTGACGACGGTCGCCTCGCACGACACCGCTTCCGCCGTCGCGGCTGTCCCCGCCACCGAGCCGGGCTTCGCCTACGTCTCGTGCGGCACCTGGTCGCTGGCCGGTCTGGAACTGGACGCTCCGGTGCTGACCGAGGAGTCGCGGGCCGCGAACTTCACCAACGAACGCGGGGTGGACGGGACGGTCCGCTACCTCCGCAACATCATGGGGATGTGGCTGCTAGAGGAGTGCCGTCGCTCCTGGCGCCGCTGGGGCGTACCGGCGGATCTGGCCGGTCTTCTCGGGGAGGCGGCGCGGGCCCGGCCGTTCGCGGCGGTGATCGATCCGGACGATCCGCTCTTCCTGGCGCCGGGTGACATGCCGGCCCGGATCGACACCGTGCTGGCCCGTACGGGGCAGCCGCTGCCGGACGGCCCGGGCGGCTATGTGCGGTGCGTCCTGGAGAGTCTGGCGCTGGCCCACCGCAGGACCTTGCGCCAGGCGGCGCGGCTGGCGGGCCGCGAGCCGACCCGGGTGCATCTGGTCGGCGGCGGCGCGCGCAACGCGCTGCTGTGCCAGTGGACCGCGGACGCCACCGGCCTGCCGGTCACGGCGGGCCCGGCGGAGGCGACGGCCCTCGGCAACGTGCTCGTCCAGGCCCGGGCCCACGGGCTGCTGGGGGATCTCACGGATCTGCGGCGGCTGGTCGCCCGCACCCAGGAGCTGCGCCATTACAGCCCCGGCGGTGACGGGAAGGCGTGGGACCGGGCTGCGGACCGGCTGGACGCGGCGTGCGCCTGA
- a CDS encoding bifunctional aldolase/short-chain dehydrogenase, translating into MTSATHPEVAALLDRAHRIGSDPRNTNYAGGNASAKGAETDPVTGQETELLWVKGSGGDLGTLTEAGLAVLRLDRVRALKDVYPGAGREDEMVQAFDYCLHGKGGAAPSIDTAMHALVEAAHVDHLHPDSGIALACAADGEKLTAECFGGKVAWVDWHRPGFQLGLDIAAVKEARPGAVGVVLGGHGITAWGDSSEECERNALWMIRTAEAFLAERGRPEPFGAVIAGRRTPGEQERRERAAALAPVIRSLASADRPQVGHFTDAEPVLDFLSRTEHPRLAALGTSCPDHFLRTKVRPLVLDLPADVPLDEAVARLRVLHEEYRQEYRAYYERHAVPGSPAMRGADPAVVLVPGIGMFTFGKDKQTARVAGEFYLNAINVMRGAEAVSSYAPIEESEKFRIEYWELEEAKLRRMPEPKPLATRVALVTGAGSGIGRAVARRLVAEGACVVVADLDAGNAAAVAEELGGPDKAVAVTVDVTSEEQITEAFRAAALAFGGVDLVVNNAGISVSKPLLETTAADWDLQHDIMARGSFLVSREAARMMRAQGLGGDIVYVVSKNAVFAGPQNIAYSATKADQAHQVRLLAAELGEHGIRVNGVNPDGVVRGSGIFASGWGAQRAAAYGIEEEQLGEFYARRTLLKREVLPEHVANAVFALTGGDLTHTTGLHVPVDAGVAAAFLR; encoded by the coding sequence ATGACGTCCGCGACGCACCCCGAGGTCGCCGCCCTTCTCGACCGGGCGCACCGCATCGGATCCGACCCGCGCAACACCAACTACGCCGGCGGCAACGCCTCGGCCAAGGGGGCGGAGACCGATCCCGTCACCGGGCAGGAGACCGAACTCCTCTGGGTGAAGGGATCGGGCGGCGACCTGGGCACCCTGACCGAGGCCGGTCTCGCGGTGCTCCGGCTGGACCGGGTGCGTGCCCTCAAGGACGTGTATCCAGGGGCCGGACGTGAGGACGAGATGGTCCAGGCGTTCGACTACTGCCTGCACGGCAAGGGCGGCGCCGCCCCCTCGATCGACACCGCGATGCACGCCCTGGTCGAGGCCGCCCATGTGGACCATCTGCATCCGGACTCGGGAATCGCGCTGGCCTGCGCGGCCGACGGCGAGAAGCTCACCGCCGAGTGTTTCGGCGGCAAGGTGGCCTGGGTGGACTGGCACCGTCCCGGTTTCCAGCTCGGCCTGGACATCGCGGCCGTCAAGGAGGCCCGCCCCGGGGCGGTCGGCGTGGTTCTCGGGGGGCACGGCATCACCGCCTGGGGCGACAGCTCCGAGGAGTGCGAGCGCAACGCGCTCTGGATGATCCGTACCGCCGAGGCGTTCCTGGCGGAGCGGGGCCGGCCCGAGCCGTTCGGCGCCGTGATTGCCGGGCGGCGGACTCCGGGTGAGCAGGAGCGCCGCGAGAGGGCGGCCGCCCTCGCTCCGGTGATCCGCTCGCTGGCGTCCGCGGACCGGCCCCAGGTGGGCCACTTCACCGACGCGGAGCCGGTGCTGGACTTCCTCTCCCGCACCGAGCACCCCCGTCTGGCCGCTCTCGGCACGTCGTGCCCGGACCACTTCCTCCGTACGAAGGTCAGGCCGCTGGTCCTGGACCTGCCGGCCGACGTGCCGCTGGACGAGGCGGTCGCACGGCTCCGGGTGCTCCACGAGGAGTACCGGCAGGAGTACCGCGCGTACTACGAACGGCATGCCGTTCCCGGCTCGCCCGCGATGCGCGGCGCGGACCCGGCCGTCGTCCTGGTGCCCGGGATCGGGATGTTCACCTTCGGCAAGGACAAGCAGACCGCTCGGGTCGCGGGTGAGTTCTACCTCAACGCGATCAATGTGATGCGGGGCGCCGAGGCCGTTTCCTCCTACGCGCCGATCGAGGAGTCCGAGAAGTTCCGCATCGAGTACTGGGAGCTGGAGGAGGCCAAGCTCCGCAGGATGCCGGAGCCGAAGCCCCTCGCCACCCGGGTCGCCCTGGTGACCGGGGCCGGGTCGGGCATCGGCAGGGCCGTCGCCCGCCGGCTCGTCGCCGAGGGGGCCTGCGTCGTCGTCGCCGACCTGGACGCCGGGAACGCGGCGGCGGTGGCCGAGGAGCTCGGCGGACCGGACAAGGCCGTGGCGGTGACGGTGGACGTCACCTCGGAGGAGCAGATCACCGAGGCGTTCCGGGCCGCGGCGCTGGCGTTCGGCGGGGTGGACCTCGTCGTCAACAACGCCGGGATCTCCGTCTCCAAGCCGCTGCTGGAGACGACGGCCGCGGACTGGGACCTCCAGCACGACATCATGGCCCGCGGGTCGTTCCTGGTGTCGCGGGAGGCGGCGCGGATGATGCGGGCGCAGGGCCTCGGCGGGGACATCGTCTACGTGGTCTCCAAGAACGCCGTGTTCGCGGGTCCCCAGAACATCGCCTATTCGGCCACCAAGGCCGACCAGGCGCACCAGGTACGGCTGCTCGCCGCCGAACTCGGCGAGCACGGCATCCGGGTCAACGGCGTCAACCCCGACGGGGTGGTGCGCGGTTCCGGGATCTTCGCCTCCGGGTGGGGCGCGCAGCGGGCGGCGGCGTACGGGATCGAGGAGGAGCAGCTGGGTGAGTTCTACGCCCGGCGCACGCTCCTCAAGCGGGAGGTCCTGCCGGAACACGTCGCCAACGCGGTGTTCGCGCTGACGGGCGGGGACCTGACCCACACCACCGGCCTCCACGTCCCGGTCGACGCCGGTGTGGCCGCGGCCTTCCTGCGCTGA